The following coding sequences lie in one Candidatus Paceibacterota bacterium genomic window:
- a CDS encoding DUF1697 domain-containing protein, which produces MTYVALLRGINVGGNRKVEMKKLAETFRALGFSNVKTFINSGNIIFQAMSKNEKNLTRKIEKTIEKDFKMPIRVLLKNLGEIKKIVKTIPKIWINDEKVKCDVMFLWRGIDKKSLVKELPFNSKIEDIKYVKGALIWRIDRKNFNKSRIVKRMVGSELYRQMTIRNPNSVRKIYALMSETARV; this is translated from the coding sequence ATGACGTATGTAGCTCTCCTTCGCGGCATCAATGTCGGTGGTAATCGGAAAGTGGAGATGAAGAAACTGGCGGAAACGTTCAGAGCGTTGGGTTTTTCAAATGTTAAAACTTTTATTAATTCCGGCAATATTATTTTTCAAGCCATGTCAAAAAATGAGAAAAATCTGACCAGAAAGATTGAGAAAACTATAGAGAAAGATTTTAAAATGCCTATCAGAGTGCTATTGAAGAACCTCGGAGAGATTAAAAAAATAGTCAAAACCATTCCGAAAATCTGGATTAATGATGAGAAGGTGAAATGCGACGTAATGTTTCTGTGGCGGGGAATTGATAAGAAGAGTCTGGTGAAGGAGCTGCCCTTCAATTCGAAAATCGAAGATATTAAATACGTAAAGGGTGCCCTAATCTGGAGGATAGATCGGAAAAATTTTAACAAGAGTCGGATTGTAAAAAGGATGGTTGGCAGCGAGCTTTATCGGCAGATGACCATTCGCAACCCGAATTCCGTTCGAAAAATATATGCATTGATGTCCGAGACGGCTAGGGTGTAA
- a CDS encoding DUF4342 domain-containing protein, whose product MATEEFKINGEELLAKVKELVRQGNIRRISIKNEKGESILEIPLTVGAIGVIIAPVLAAVGAAAAMLTKCSIVVEKK is encoded by the coding sequence ATGGCTACCGAAGAATTTAAAATTAACGGCGAGGAACTTCTGGCGAAAGTGAAGGAATTGGTTCGTCAGGGTAATATTCGTCGCATCAGTATTAAAAATGAGAAAGGAGAAAGTATTTTGGAAATTCCTTTAACTGTGGGAGCTATTGGTGTCATTATTGCCCCGGTTTTGGCTGCCGTTGGAGCAGCGGCAGCCATGCTTACTAAATGCTCAATTGTCGTCGAGAAAAAATAA
- a CDS encoding MGMT family protein: MTTFSERVVKIALSIPAGRVSTYGRIARAAGGGRQSARSVTAILGKAYERGAKIPFHRIVYSDGRIWVSARHRKRRLALYKKEGIKINKKDRIENFRDVLLDF, encoded by the coding sequence ATGACCACTTTTAGTGAGAGGGTAGTGAAAATCGCTCTTTCAATTCCGGCCGGCCGAGTCAGTACATACGGGCGCATTGCCCGCGCCGCCGGAGGCGGCAGACAATCAGCTCGTTCAGTAACAGCTATTTTAGGCAAGGCATATGAGCGGGGAGCCAAAATCCCTTTCCATCGCATTGTTTATTCTGATGGACGGATTTGGGTAAGCGCTCGTCATCGGAAGAGGCGACTGGCACTTTATAAAAAAGAAGGAATTAAGATAAATAAAAAAGATCGGATTGAAAATTTTCGAGATGTTTTACTAGATTTCTAA
- a CDS encoding histidine phosphatase family protein: MDKDKVMRRPALLVLVRHAESLRNEAKKGSTYFADDDARSKVVGIPDHKIDLTEAGWEHALRLGSKIRERFGVFDYAYTSGYLRTNRTREGILQAYTNEEREKIELRQRMQIRERDPGYTYDMTEEEVETNFPYLRKYWETFGGFMAAPPGGESLAQMCSRVELFLDMIFRTKPRQKVLVVTHGGTIRCFRALLEHWEYDQAEKWPPGQSPKNCGVTTYQFDPFTNRLELREYNEVLA, translated from the coding sequence ATGGACAAAGATAAAGTAATGCGCCGGCCAGCGCTTCTGGTGCTGGTTCGCCACGCAGAATCACTTCGGAACGAAGCAAAGAAGGGCTCAACATATTTTGCCGATGACGATGCCCGAAGTAAGGTGGTCGGAATTCCAGATCACAAGATCGATCTGACGGAGGCAGGCTGGGAGCATGCTCTGCGATTAGGATCAAAAATTCGTGAAAGATTCGGAGTTTTCGACTACGCTTACACTTCAGGTTACCTTCGTACGAATCGCACGCGAGAGGGGATTCTTCAAGCGTACACTAACGAGGAACGTGAAAAGATCGAATTGCGTCAGCGAATGCAGATTCGGGAACGCGATCCGGGATATACCTATGACATGACTGAGGAAGAGGTGGAAACGAATTTCCCATATCTGCGAAAATACTGGGAGACATTCGGAGGTTTTATGGCCGCTCCGCCCGGTGGTGAGAGTTTGGCTCAAATGTGTAGTCGAGTCGAACTCTTTCTGGACATGATTTTTCGGACAAAACCCAGACAGAAGGTTTTGGTGGTGACTCACGGAGGAACCATCCGATGCTTCCGAGCTCTTCTTGAGCATTGGGAATATGATCAAGCGGAGAAGTGGCCTCCGGGGCAATCGCCCAAGAACTGTGGTGTTACAACCTACCAGTTCGATCCATTCACGAATCGCCTCGAGTTACGAGAGTACAACGAAGTGTTGGCCTAA
- the secA gene encoding preprotein translocase subunit SecA — protein sequence MVSLKSLFGDSSAKVLKTYGPKVEEVNALEAEISALGDEALKGKTSEFKKRLAEGETLEQILPEAFAVVREAAKRTVKQRPFDVQLIGGMIIHEGKIAEMKTGEGKTLVATLPSYLNALTGKGVHIVTVNDYLSRRDAVWMGEIYSFLGLSVGVINHDSSYIYDPTHRELDEKRDEVAAFKVVYEFLRPCSRTEAYNADITYGTNNEFGFDYLRDNIEYDIRNLRQRPYNFAIVDEVDSILIDEARTPLIISMPTTESEDLYGTFASIARKMEKEKHFTVDEKLRAITLTDEGIDLAEKLLGVENIYTEKGIKYVHHLETAVRARALFERDKDYVIKDNEVIIVDEFTGRLQHGRRWSEGLHQAVEAKEGVRVQKESRTYASITFQNYFRLYEKLSGMTGTAKTNAEEFFKVYGLEVIEVPTNKPVVRKDANDLIFQTEKGKFMAIAKKIKELNEAGQPVLVGTVSIEKNELLSAYLKREGIQHQILNAKPEYAEREGEIIAEAGKRKAVTISTNMAGRGVDIKLGGAIADSTESEEVKNLGGLFVLGTERHEARRIDNQLRGRSGRQGDPGTTQFFVSLEDSLMRIFATDTIKNMMGRFGIPEDQPIENRLITRALENAQTKIEGFNFDARKHVLEYDDVLNSQRKVVYERRRKILMGNREDIEEFLNEVKSEATPEELEKIEKKKTELGEEQFYQALRRLFMQTIDLFWVDHLEVMDYMRSSVNLRAYGQRDPLVEYKREGLRLFKEMQQSINLSILEAIPNMGSGQFAFSVQVPTMELKPQASPLNVAGANSAAPASSTASHLPKIGRNDPCFCGSGKKFKNCGLKNTEEHQKLINEGK from the coding sequence ATGGTTTCGCTGAAAAGTCTCTTTGGTGACTCTAGCGCTAAAGTTTTAAAAACTTATGGCCCAAAAGTTGAAGAAGTAAACGCTTTGGAAGCGGAAATTTCGGCGTTAGGAGATGAGGCCCTGAAAGGGAAAACTTCAGAGTTTAAAAAGCGTCTCGCCGAAGGCGAGACGCTTGAGCAGATCCTTCCCGAAGCCTTCGCCGTCGTTCGCGAAGCAGCCAAGCGCACAGTCAAACAGCGTCCCTTTGACGTTCAATTAATCGGAGGAATGATCATTCACGAAGGCAAGATTGCCGAAATGAAAACCGGAGAAGGTAAGACTTTAGTGGCGACTCTGCCTTCCTATCTAAACGCCCTAACAGGCAAAGGCGTTCACATTGTCACCGTCAACGATTATCTTTCACGTCGAGACGCAGTTTGGATGGGAGAGATCTATTCTTTCTTGGGACTATCGGTCGGAGTCATTAATCACGACTCTTCTTATATCTATGATCCGACTCATCGCGAGTTGGATGAGAAACGAGACGAAGTAGCCGCTTTCAAAGTGGTCTACGAGTTCCTTCGACCCTGCAGTCGTACCGAGGCTTACAATGCTGACATCACCTACGGCACCAACAATGAATTCGGTTTTGATTATCTACGCGACAATATTGAATATGACATTCGCAATCTTCGTCAGCGACCCTATAACTTTGCCATTGTGGACGAAGTGGATTCTATTCTGATTGACGAAGCCAGAACGCCCCTCATTATTTCCATGCCGACCACTGAATCGGAAGATCTCTACGGCACCTTTGCCTCCATTGCTCGCAAGATGGAAAAAGAAAAACATTTTACTGTGGATGAAAAACTTCGAGCTATTACTTTAACTGATGAAGGAATTGACTTGGCCGAGAAGTTGCTGGGAGTGGAAAATATTTACACCGAAAAAGGTATCAAGTATGTTCATCATCTTGAAACTGCTGTGCGGGCTCGCGCTCTTTTTGAAAGAGACAAGGATTATGTCATCAAGGATAACGAAGTGATTATTGTGGATGAATTTACCGGCCGTCTTCAGCACGGTCGGCGCTGGTCTGAAGGACTTCATCAGGCCGTTGAAGCCAAAGAAGGGGTGAGAGTACAGAAAGAATCGCGTACTTATGCTTCTATTACTTTTCAAAATTATTTTCGCCTCTATGAGAAACTTTCGGGAATGACCGGTACGGCCAAAACCAACGCCGAGGAATTTTTTAAAGTCTACGGACTTGAAGTAATAGAAGTACCTACTAACAAACCAGTAGTTAGAAAAGACGCTAACGATCTCATTTTCCAAACTGAAAAGGGTAAATTCATGGCTATTGCCAAAAAGATCAAGGAATTAAACGAGGCGGGTCAGCCGGTCTTAGTCGGTACGGTCTCTATTGAAAAGAATGAATTACTATCGGCCTATCTGAAGAGGGAAGGTATTCAGCATCAGATCCTTAACGCTAAACCCGAGTACGCTGAAAGGGAAGGAGAAATTATTGCCGAAGCCGGCAAGCGCAAAGCTGTGACTATTTCCACTAACATGGCCGGCCGCGGAGTGGATATTAAATTGGGAGGAGCCATTGCCGACAGTACCGAATCTGAAGAAGTAAAGAATCTTGGCGGACTATTTGTTTTGGGAACGGAGCGTCACGAAGCGCGGCGAATTGATAATCAACTTCGCGGTCGTTCGGGTCGACAAGGGGATCCGGGAACCACTCAATTTTTCGTCTCTCTCGAAGATAGCTTGATGCGTATTTTTGCAACTGACACCATCAAAAATATGATGGGGCGTTTTGGCATTCCGGAAGATCAGCCGATTGAAAACCGATTAATTACCAGAGCGCTCGAGAATGCCCAGACGAAAATTGAAGGTTTTAATTTTGATGCCAGAAAACATGTTTTGGAATATGACGATGTTCTGAATTCCCAACGAAAAGTGGTGTATGAAAGACGGCGAAAGATTCTCATGGGAAATCGTGAGGACATTGAGGAATTTTTAAATGAAGTAAAGTCGGAAGCTACACCTGAAGAGCTGGAAAAAATTGAAAAGAAAAAGACAGAGCTTGGAGAAGAGCAATTCTATCAGGCCTTGCGCCGACTTTTCATGCAGACTATTGATCTATTTTGGGTGGATCATCTGGAAGTGATGGATTATATGAGAAGCTCGGTAAATTTACGAGCTTATGGTCAGCGTGATCCCTTGGTGGAATATAAGCGCGAAGGCTTGCGATTATTTAAAGAGATGCAGCAGTCGATTAATCTTTCTATTTTAGAGGCGATTCCGAATATGGGGAGCGGTCAGTTTGCTTTTAGCGTGCAAGTTCCCACTATGGAGTTGAAGCCGCAGGCTTCACCTCTAAATGTGGCGGGGGCGAATTCGGCCGCCCCCGCCTCTTCCACTGCCTCACATCTTCCAAAAATTGGCCGCAACGACCCCTGCTTCTGCGGCTCCGGCAAGAAGTTCAAAAACTGCGGTCTAAAGAATACGGAAGAGCATCAAAAGTTAATTAATGAAGGCAAATAA
- a CDS encoding cold shock domain-containing protein: MTGTIKTLTDRGYGFIAREGEEKDLFFHSKELKGVTFEELKTGDAVTFDVTNGDKGPSATNVARA, translated from the coding sequence ATGACAGGAACAATTAAAACTCTGACGGATAGAGGATATGGATTCATTGCTCGCGAAGGCGAGGAAAAGGATCTGTTTTTTCACTCCAAGGAACTAAAAGGTGTTACATTTGAAGAGTTGAAAACCGGCGATGCCGTCACTTTTGACGTCACAAATGGTGACAAAGGCCCATCCGCTACAAACGTAGCCCGAGCCTAA
- a CDS encoding phosphoglycerate mutase family protein has protein sequence MPNNLVLVRHGESEGNIAVARSKKGDHSAYEGDFKNRHSSLWRLSALGVKQAQLTGEWIRENVTHIRPQFHRFYTSEYLRAMETAALLDIPEAKWFTEFYLRERNWGSLDRVSVKEREEKFQEAMMEREIDPFYWTPPNGESLAELCLRVDRVLNTLHRECNGQNVIIVCHGEVMWAFRVRLERMSQERFRKLDQSKKPSDRIHNCQVIHYTRINPFRIGAPTSSYLSWMRSICPWNLKFSTKWHQINRLRYSNEDLLERVKKTKPLIH, from the coding sequence ATGCCAAACAACCTTGTCTTAGTCCGACATGGTGAATCCGAAGGAAACATTGCCGTGGCCCGCTCCAAAAAGGGCGATCACAGCGCATACGAAGGCGACTTCAAAAATCGTCACAGCTCCTTGTGGAGACTCTCTGCTTTAGGAGTTAAACAAGCCCAACTTACCGGTGAGTGGATCAGAGAAAACGTCACTCATATCAGACCTCAATTCCACCGATTCTATACATCGGAGTATCTGAGGGCGATGGAAACAGCCGCCTTGCTGGATATACCTGAGGCCAAGTGGTTCACGGAATTCTATCTTCGTGAAAGAAACTGGGGATCACTCGACAGGGTTTCGGTGAAAGAACGAGAAGAAAAGTTCCAGGAAGCGATGATGGAAAGAGAGATTGATCCGTTTTACTGGACTCCTCCCAATGGCGAATCGCTAGCGGAGCTTTGCCTGCGGGTTGATCGAGTGCTTAATACCCTCCATCGAGAATGTAACGGTCAGAACGTTATCATCGTTTGTCACGGTGAAGTGATGTGGGCGTTTCGAGTACGACTGGAGCGTATGTCTCAAGAGCGTTTTCGAAAGTTGGATCAATCGAAAAAGCCAAGTGACAGGATCCACAACTGTCAGGTCATTCACTACACCAGAATCAATCCATTTAGAATCGGAGCTCCTACCTCTTCCTATCTAAGTTGGATGCGATCAATCTGTCCGTGGAACTTAAAGTTCTCAACCAAGTGGCACCAAATTAATCGCCTCCGATACTCCAACGAGGATCTACTGGAGAGAGTGAAGAAAACCAAACCGCTAATACACTGA
- a CDS encoding O-antigen ligase family protein, with product MALNKTLRYIGISCLFLLPLLALIVSTSLFFPYITGKNFIFRLLVEIAFVCWAILAFRDTNYRPRWRSPIVIAVSLFMVIMFFADLFGENFYKSFWSNFERMEGYITFLHLWALFFVASSLLNSRKLWNRLFHLIFAIGIVLGFVGLYQHFHSGIERIDATLGNSTYLGALMIFNIFLLLIYMMRAVRSRSANWKWISGGYVLAIIFDFYILLLTGTRSALLGVGGGFVLIAIVFAFSKKEEKVIRYAGRSLLGLIVVALVFIVAFQNTPLIKNHSSFSRLTEPVDALLTGHIKEYAESGAGGGGRLLIWGAALKGFEARPILGWGQENFNYIFNFYYTPAMYGQEQWFDRAHNVFLDWLTQGGILGLLSYLAMFGILIYALWKKRNSDFNLEEKAILTGLLIAYFIHNFFVFDSITSYILFFSMMAYINRVQFEHIHAVRNHRTIHPDVANFALAPIVVIVAICALWFGVYRPYVASAALIQALLDEQSGNVGAIYSDFQRALIPHTFGSAEAREQILLVLPAVASDQNLDVGTKTKIITFAENQMDDQLKRTPNDARYFLFYGYALDHVGDQDSLKKANGYLVKALSLSPAKQSIMFELGLNYLAQGDNNDSLNILKKAYDSAPSYDEAHTTYAMTLIYTGHFAEAKNLLQGADMTVLNDDRLLKAYFIAKQYQSAIDIYHARQAASSSDPQNYLGAAGFYMVMGQSNAAILEIQKLEKVHPEYLSQLDGYISQIRAGKNPLPIK from the coding sequence ATGGCTCTGAACAAAACTCTCCGATATATTGGCATTTCGTGTCTCTTTTTGCTGCCGCTTCTTGCCCTGATTGTTAGCACTTCGCTCTTTTTCCCGTACATTACCGGCAAAAATTTTATTTTCAGGCTTTTAGTGGAAATTGCTTTCGTCTGTTGGGCCATCTTAGCTTTTCGAGATACTAATTACCGACCACGTTGGCGAAGCCCGATTGTTATCGCCGTCAGCCTTTTCATGGTCATCATGTTTTTTGCCGATCTTTTTGGTGAAAATTTTTACAAAAGTTTCTGGAGTAACTTTGAGCGAATGGAAGGTTACATTACCTTTCTCCATCTTTGGGCTCTATTTTTCGTAGCCAGCTCGCTTTTAAACAGTCGGAAATTGTGGAATCGTCTTTTTCACCTCATCTTTGCAATTGGAATTGTTCTTGGTTTTGTCGGACTCTACCAGCATTTTCATAGTGGCATAGAACGAATAGATGCCACTCTTGGTAATTCCACCTACCTTGGCGCTCTGATGATTTTCAATATCTTCTTGCTGCTCATTTATATGATGCGTGCCGTGAGAAGCCGAAGTGCAAATTGGAAATGGATCAGTGGGGGATATGTTCTAGCTATTATCTTCGATTTCTACATTCTACTTTTAACTGGTACGCGAAGTGCCTTGTTGGGAGTAGGAGGTGGTTTTGTTTTAATTGCCATAGTTTTTGCTTTCTCTAAAAAGGAAGAAAAAGTTATTCGATATGCCGGCCGCTCTCTTTTGGGATTAATAGTTGTGGCTCTGGTTTTCATTGTAGCTTTTCAGAACACTCCTTTAATAAAGAATCACTCATCATTTTCTCGCTTAACCGAGCCGGTGGACGCTCTCTTAACCGGTCATATCAAAGAATATGCCGAATCGGGGGCTGGAGGAGGTGGACGTCTGCTTATTTGGGGAGCGGCTCTCAAAGGTTTTGAGGCACGGCCAATTCTTGGTTGGGGGCAGGAAAATTTCAACTATATTTTCAATTTTTATTACACACCGGCCATGTATGGGCAGGAGCAATGGTTTGACCGAGCCCACAATGTATTTCTAGATTGGCTGACGCAAGGCGGTATTCTTGGCCTGCTTTCATATTTAGCTATGTTCGGCATCCTAATTTATGCCTTGTGGAAGAAAAGAAATAGCGATTTTAATTTGGAAGAGAAAGCCATCTTAACGGGTCTCTTGATCGCCTATTTCATTCACAACTTCTTCGTCTTCGACAGCATAACGAGTTACATTCTCTTCTTCAGTATGATGGCTTACATTAATCGAGTGCAGTTTGAACACATTCATGCCGTTAGAAATCATCGGACTATTCATCCTGATGTCGCCAACTTTGCTCTGGCTCCAATTGTTGTCATTGTGGCGATCTGCGCTCTGTGGTTTGGAGTCTATCGCCCTTACGTTGCTTCCGCCGCTCTTATTCAAGCCTTGCTTGATGAACAGTCAGGTAATGTCGGCGCCATCTATTCAGATTTCCAGAGAGCTCTTATCCCACACACTTTTGGTTCAGCTGAAGCTCGCGAGCAAATACTTTTAGTTCTGCCAGCCGTTGCTTCGGATCAAAATTTAGATGTTGGTACAAAAACCAAAATCATTACTTTCGCCGAAAATCAAATGGATGATCAGCTGAAACGGACACCCAATGACGCTCGATACTTTCTTTTTTACGGCTATGCCCTAGATCACGTTGGAGATCAAGACTCGCTTAAGAAAGCTAATGGATATCTGGTGAAGGCTCTGTCCTTGTCTCCAGCCAAGCAGTCAATTATGTTTGAATTGGGTTTAAATTATTTGGCTCAAGGAGATAACAATGACTCTTTAAATATTTTAAAGAAAGCCTATGACTCGGCTCCTTCATATGATGAGGCGCATACCACTTACGCCATGACTCTTATCTATACCGGGCATTTCGCCGAAGCTAAAAACCTTCTTCAGGGCGCTGACATGACAGTTTTAAATGATGACCGATTATTGAAAGCCTACTTCATAGCCAAACAATATCAGAGCGCAATCGATATTTATCACGCTCGACAGGCAGCAAGTTCCAGTGATCCGCAGAATTATTTAGGAGCAGCCGGTTTCTACATGGTAATGGGCCAGTCCAATGCCGCTATTTTAGAGATTCAAAAGTTGGAGAAAGTTCATCCGGAATATCTTAGCCAGCTTGATGGCTATATTAGCCAGATTAGGGCAGGGAAGAATCCGTTGCCTATTAAGTAG
- a CDS encoding class I SAM-dependent methyltransferase, with the protein MNLKETYNKIATDWFQDHHLDDWWIDGTNHFISLLKSGDVVLDAGCGAGVKSKYLIDRGMKVIGVDFSEKLLEIAEQQAPLATFHIMDMKDVGTLKTHFDGVFAQASLLHIPKKEIVDVIERLVSVLKVNGYIYIAVKGMRPNGREEEIVTENDYGYDYARFFSYYRMDELENYFRICKLNVMYRNIKTVGRTDWLQIIGQKNTRK; encoded by the coding sequence GTGAATCTAAAGGAGACCTATAATAAAATCGCCACAGATTGGTTCCAAGATCATCACCTTGATGATTGGTGGATTGACGGTACTAATCATTTTATCTCATTGCTAAAGTCTGGTGACGTAGTCCTAGATGCTGGATGCGGAGCCGGAGTTAAGTCAAAGTATTTAATCGATCGAGGAATGAAAGTCATCGGAGTAGATTTTTCAGAGAAACTTTTAGAAATTGCAGAACAACAAGCTCCACTCGCCACTTTTCATATTATGGATATGAAAGATGTTGGGACTCTGAAGACTCATTTTGATGGAGTCTTTGCCCAAGCCTCTCTCCTGCATATACCAAAAAAAGAAATTGTGGACGTTATAGAAAGACTCGTTTCAGTTTTGAAAGTAAACGGATATATTTATATTGCTGTAAAAGGGATGCGTCCTAATGGAAGAGAAGAAGAAATTGTGACAGAGAATGACTACGGATATGATTACGCGAGATTTTTTAGTTATTATCGAATGGATGAGCTTGAGAATTACTTTAGAATTTGTAAATTAAATGTTATGTATCGAAATATCAAAACCGTTGGCAGAACAGACTGGCTTCAGATTATTGGACAAAAGAACACGAGGAAGTAG
- a CDS encoding CTP synthase — protein MRGTHKYIFVIGGVMSGVGKGITTSSIGTILAAKGFNVNIIKVDPYLNVDAGTMNPTEHGEVFVLNSGLETDQDMGNYERFMNRDLSNADYMTSGMIYKHVIDKERALGFGGRCIDADTIRDEIIHRYQNAARSNKSDISIIEIGGTVGDYQNIMFIEAARVLKVKHPEDVLFIMVSFLPIPNNIGEMKTKPTQNAIRQLNSYGVQTDLIIARSEVPLDKKRKEKLAISCNIPAGNVISAPDIESIYDVPLNFEKDKLGDHIANLLKLKKRGTNLKDWATFVRRSKNGKKTVNIAVVGKYFDTGNFVLSDAYVSVIEAIKFSAYEAGVKVKLTWLNSKHFEASPAKVKELKNYDGVLVPGGFGETGIDGKLKVIQFARENKIPYLGLCYGMQLMVVEFARNVLKLKDAHTTEIKPKTKNPVIDIMEHQKKHMEEGRYGASMRLGAWPCKLKKGTVAALAYGEARVSERHRHRYEVNNNYIEPLEKAGLIFSGTSPDGKLMEIAELPKEAHPFFLGTQFHPEFLARPLRPHPLFTAFIKAAGTKKK, from the coding sequence ATGCGAGGAACCCATAAGTATATCTTTGTCATCGGAGGCGTCATGAGTGGCGTCGGCAAAGGTATCACTACCTCTTCTATCGGCACTATCCTTGCCGCCAAAGGTTTCAACGTCAACATCATCAAAGTCGATCCATATCTGAATGTTGATGCCGGCACCATGAACCCCACCGAACACGGTGAGGTTTTTGTTTTAAATAGCGGTCTGGAAACTGATCAGGACATGGGCAATTACGAACGCTTCATGAACCGGGATCTTTCCAACGCCGATTACATGACAAGCGGCATGATTTACAAACATGTGATTGATAAGGAGAGAGCTCTCGGTTTTGGCGGCCGATGCATTGACGCCGACACCATTCGAGATGAAATCATTCATCGGTACCAGAATGCGGCCCGTAGTAACAAATCCGATATCTCTATTATTGAAATTGGTGGCACAGTAGGCGACTATCAGAACATCATGTTTATTGAAGCTGCCCGCGTACTTAAAGTGAAGCATCCGGAAGACGTTCTTTTTATTATGGTTAGTTTCCTGCCGATCCCAAACAATATCGGCGAGATGAAAACTAAACCAACCCAGAATGCTATTCGCCAACTCAACTCCTATGGAGTACAGACGGATTTGATTATTGCCCGCAGCGAAGTGCCACTTGATAAGAAACGCAAGGAAAAACTGGCCATTTCCTGCAATATTCCGGCGGGGAATGTCATTTCCGCTCCCGATATTGAAAGTATTTATGATGTGCCTCTGAATTTCGAGAAAGATAAATTAGGAGATCATATTGCCAACCTGTTGAAACTTAAAAAGCGCGGAACTAATCTAAAAGATTGGGCAACTTTCGTCCGTCGCTCCAAAAATGGCAAAAAGACAGTTAATATTGCAGTTGTCGGGAAATACTTTGATACGGGGAACTTCGTTCTTTCTGATGCCTATGTCTCTGTTATTGAAGCCATCAAGTTCTCGGCCTACGAAGCGGGAGTAAAAGTGAAATTGACTTGGCTTAACTCCAAACATTTTGAAGCTAGTCCGGCTAAAGTAAAAGAATTGAAAAATTATGACGGCGTTTTGGTTCCGGGCGGTTTCGGAGAAACTGGAATAGATGGAAAACTAAAGGTGATTCAATTTGCCCGCGAGAATAAGATTCCGTATCTCGGTCTCTGTTACGGAATGCAGTTAATGGTAGTGGAATTTGCCAGAAATGTTTTGAAATTAAAAGACGCTCATACTACCGAGATCAAACCAAAAACTAAAAATCCGGTTATCGACATAATGGAGCACCAGAAAAAACATATGGAAGAGGGAAGATACGGTGCCTCAATGCGACTGGGTGCTTGGCCGTGCAAATTAAAGAAGGGGACTGTGGCGGCTTTGGCTTACGGCGAAGCTCGAGTCTCCGAACGGCACCGTCATCGTTACGAAGTAAACAATAATTATATTGAGCCACTGGAAAAAGCCGGTCTGATTTTCTCTGGCACCTCACCTGACGGTAAATTGATGGAGATCGCCGAATTACCAAAAGAAGCTCATCCGTTTTTTCTCGGCACTCAATTTCATCCCGAATTTTTAGCCAGACCATTGCGACCGCATCCTCTTTTTACCGCTTTTATTAAAGCGGCCGGCACCAAGAAAAAATAG